One region of Desertifilum tharense IPPAS B-1220 genomic DNA includes:
- a CDS encoding Rid family detoxifying hydrolase — translation MKAKELQERYLKGERDFRGIDLREQDLRGYDLTGINLSKANLSGADLTEANLSQAELFNTDFSRACLKEINLAYAKGESAIFVWSEISHANLDYACFTKAHFSYANLESSTLIGANLIESSLINTILDKANLSGANLTKANLWSAHFYQANLSRAILTEANVEGAYFIEADLGCTNLSKVDLTLAHLTKANLTKAHLMNAYLNSMNLIDVNLSQANLRDADLKNANLQNVILEKANLQGANLVHANLSNVDLTRANLTNAITYKVIWDNANFNHTIMPDGKMYESDELTSKSDTTEKALGDINGMPNKIVQSEHAPAPVGPYSQAVAATGEILFVSGQIAIDPRSNTVVYTDDVVRQTEQVMQNLEAILSAAGYTWQDVVKTTVFLSDMNNFAAVNQVYARYFDADKAPARACVEVSRLPKDVLVEIDCVAVL, via the coding sequence ATGAAAGCAAAGGAACTTCAAGAACGTTATTTAAAGGGTGAACGTGACTTTAGAGGAATTGATTTAAGAGAACAAGACCTTAGAGGCTATGATTTGACTGGGATAAACTTATCCAAGGCTAATTTGTCAGGTGCAGATTTAACTGAAGCTAATTTAAGTCAGGCAGAATTATTCAATACTGACTTCTCCAGAGCCTGTTTAAAGGAAATAAATTTAGCTTATGCCAAGGGAGAATCAGCAATTTTTGTTTGGTCAGAGATAAGCCATGCTAATTTAGATTATGCCTGTTTTACGAAAGCCCACTTTTCCTATGCAAATCTGGAAAGCTCTACTCTAATAGGTGCAAACTTAATTGAGTCTTCCTTGATTAATACCATTTTAGATAAAGCCAATTTAAGTGGTGCTAATTTGACAAAAGCAAATTTGTGGTCTGCTCATTTTTATCAAGCGAATTTGAGTAGGGCTATTTTGACAGAAGCAAATGTCGAAGGAGCCTATTTTATAGAAGCAGATTTAGGTTGTACAAATCTTTCAAAAGTGGACTTAACGCTGGCTCATTTGACAAAAGCCAACTTAACGAAAGCCCATTTAATGAATGCTTATCTAAATAGCATGAATTTGATAGATGTCAATTTATCTCAAGCTAACTTAAGGGATGCCGATCTTAAAAATGCTAATTTACAAAATGTAATTTTAGAAAAAGCAAATTTGCAAGGAGCTAATTTGGTTCATGCGAATTTAAGTAATGTTGATTTAACAAGAGCAAATTTGACAAATGCTATAACTTATAAGGTTATTTGGGATAATGCTAACTTCAATCATACAATTATGCCAGATGGTAAAATGTATGAATCAGATGAATTAACTTCAAAATCTGATACAACAGAAAAAGCATTAGGAGATATTAACGGTATGCCCAATAAAATTGTCCAATCAGAACACGCGCCTGCACCTGTAGGCCCTTATAGTCAGGCGGTGGCGGCGACGGGGGAGATTTTGTTTGTTTCGGGACAAATTGCCATCGATCCGAGAAGTAATACAGTTGTTTACACGGATGATGTGGTTAGACAAACTGAACAGGTGATGCAGAACCTAGAGGCAATTTTGTCGGCGGCGGGTTATACCTGGCAAGATGTGGTAAAGACGACGGTTTTCTTGTCGGATATGAATAATTTTGCAGCGGTTAATCAGGTGTATGCCCGTTATTTTGATGCCGATAAAGCACCTGCTAGAGCTTGTGTAGAAGTGTCTCGTTTACCCAAGGATGTGTTAGTAGAAATTGATTGCGTTGCAGTTCTTTGA
- a CDS encoding NUDIX hydrolase yields the protein MAYRNPAPTVDIIIELIDRPDRPIVLIERKHEPFGWAIPGGFVDYGETVETAAIREAEEETGLKVQLVEQFHLYSDPTRDPRQHTISLVFIATATGSPAAADDAKDVGVFELWKIPTNLCFDHNQVLHDYRRYRDYGFRPLP from the coding sequence ATGGCTTATCGCAATCCTGCCCCTACGGTAGATATTATCATCGAGTTGATTGACCGCCCCGATCGTCCGATTGTTTTAATAGAACGCAAGCACGAACCTTTCGGTTGGGCGATACCTGGGGGGTTTGTGGACTACGGGGAGACGGTGGAAACTGCGGCTATCCGCGAAGCTGAGGAGGAAACGGGGCTAAAGGTGCAGTTAGTCGAACAGTTTCACCTCTATTCTGACCCCACTCGCGATCCGCGCCAGCATACCATCTCTTTAGTCTTCATTGCCACGGCGACAGGTTCCCCAGCAGCAGCCGATGATGCGAAGGATGTGGGGGTGTTTGAGTTATGGAAAATTCCCACAAATCTCTGTTTTGACCACAACCAAGTTTTACACGACTATCGACGCTATCGGGACTATGGGTTTAGACCGCTTCCCTAG
- the malQ gene encoding 4-alpha-glucanotransferase, whose amino-acid sequence MAFSRSSGILLHPTSFPSRFGIGDLGLESFRFIDFLVDSGQQYWQVLPIGPTGYGNSPYMSYAALAGNPLLISPEKLIDEGWLNEGDFGNLPEFPSHTVEYDRVYEVKIPLLKKACENFKANASELQQREFDGFCETKAYWLDDYALFMALKEAHEGASWNTWEADIAKHKPEAIEKWRSQLSDAVYYYKYTQFEFFRQWTELRRYANLRGIQIIGDIPIYVAHDSADVWAHPEAFALDEETGAAALMAGVPPDYFSATGQLWGNPVYNWEHLQQTHFQWWIERFQAMLDYVDLIRIDHFRGFQAYWVVPQGEETAMNGEWVEAPGEEFFKTLNDKLGKLPVLAEDLGVITPEVEALRDQFEFPGMKVLQFAFGDDPGNPFLPFNYPRNCVVYTGTHDNDTTVGWFNQLSDYERDKVQTYLGHFSPDGIQWDLIRLAMSSIANIAIIPVQDLLGLGTDARMNFPSKAEGNWAWRYQSGTLTQELSQRLKQLTFSFGRAPIPQHSESY is encoded by the coding sequence ATGGCATTTTCCAGATCCAGCGGTATCTTATTGCACCCGACTAGCTTCCCCAGTCGCTTTGGGATAGGAGACTTAGGGCTTGAGTCCTTCCGCTTTATTGACTTTTTGGTAGATAGCGGTCAACAATACTGGCAAGTTTTGCCCATCGGCCCCACAGGATATGGTAACTCTCCCTATATGTCCTACGCGGCCCTGGCTGGCAACCCCTTACTCATCAGTCCCGAAAAGTTGATTGATGAAGGCTGGTTAAATGAAGGAGACTTTGGCAACCTGCCCGAATTCCCCAGTCATACCGTAGAATACGATCGCGTCTACGAAGTCAAAATCCCGCTACTCAAGAAAGCCTGCGAGAACTTCAAAGCCAACGCTTCAGAACTGCAACAACGCGAATTTGATGGTTTCTGCGAAACCAAAGCTTACTGGCTAGATGATTATGCCCTATTTATGGCGCTCAAAGAAGCCCATGAGGGAGCATCGTGGAATACCTGGGAAGCCGATATCGCCAAACACAAACCAGAGGCTATCGAGAAATGGCGATCGCAACTCAGCGACGCAGTTTACTATTACAAATACACCCAATTTGAATTTTTCCGCCAATGGACTGAACTGCGACGCTACGCCAACCTGCGGGGAATTCAAATCATCGGCGATATTCCCATCTATGTTGCCCATGATAGCGCCGATGTTTGGGCGCACCCAGAAGCCTTTGCTTTAGATGAAGAAACAGGCGCAGCCGCATTAATGGCGGGCGTTCCCCCAGACTACTTTAGCGCCACCGGACAACTGTGGGGCAACCCTGTCTATAACTGGGAACACCTGCAACAAACCCATTTTCAATGGTGGATTGAACGCTTCCAAGCCATGTTAGACTACGTGGACTTGATTCGTATCGACCATTTCCGAGGCTTCCAAGCTTATTGGGTGGTTCCCCAAGGGGAAGAAACCGCGATGAATGGTGAGTGGGTGGAAGCGCCAGGAGAAGAGTTTTTCAAAACCTTAAATGACAAGTTAGGGAAACTCCCCGTACTCGCCGAAGACTTAGGCGTCATTACCCCAGAAGTGGAAGCCTTGCGCGACCAATTCGAGTTTCCAGGGATGAAGGTCTTACAATTTGCCTTTGGTGACGATCCGGGCAATCCCTTTCTACCCTTTAATTATCCCCGAAACTGCGTTGTTTATACCGGAACCCACGACAACGATACAACCGTGGGTTGGTTTAACCAGCTTTCCGACTACGAACGCGATAAAGTTCAGACCTATCTGGGACATTTTAGTCCAGATGGCATTCAGTGGGATTTAATTCGCCTCGCCATGTCTTCAATTGCTAATATTGCGATTATCCCCGTTCAAGACTTACTCGGTTTAGGGACAGATGCAAGGATGAATTTCCCCAGTAAAGCGGAAGGAAATTGGGCTTGGCGCTATCAGTCGGGTACGCTAACCCAAGAGTTATCCCAACGCCTCAAGCAACTCACGTTTTCGTTTGGTCGCGCCCCCATTCCCCAACATTCGGAAAGCTACTAA
- a CDS encoding Uma2 family endonuclease: MLSPLILNLDAVSLTDEQFYAVCQSNRELKFERNPQGQLIIMSPVGGESGNREADLIIDLGLWNRQTGLGYVFSSSTIFKLPNGSDRSPDVAWIRRERWEALTAEQRCKFPPIAPDFVIELRSATDALEMLHAKMQEYLEAGVQLAWLINPQQQAVEIYRPSQAVEVRQLPTELSGEAVLPGFTLSLPLY; this comes from the coding sequence ATGCTCAGTCCCTTAATCCTCAACTTAGACGCTGTTTCCTTGACAGATGAGCAATTTTATGCTGTTTGCCAAAGCAATCGCGAGTTAAAATTTGAGCGCAATCCTCAAGGACAATTGATTATTATGTCACCCGTAGGTGGTGAAAGCGGCAACCGAGAAGCAGATTTAATCATCGATTTAGGCCTTTGGAATCGGCAAACGGGCCTCGGTTATGTTTTCAGTTCCTCTACAATATTTAAATTGCCTAACGGGTCTGACCGTTCCCCCGATGTCGCCTGGATTCGCCGGGAACGCTGGGAAGCCTTAACTGCGGAACAACGGTGCAAATTTCCGCCCATCGCCCCTGATTTTGTCATAGAATTGCGATCGGCGACTGATGCTCTAGAAATGTTACACGCTAAGATGCAAGAGTATCTTGAGGCGGGCGTGCAACTGGCCTGGTTAATTAACCCTCAACAACAGGCGGTGGAAATTTATCGCCCCTCCCAAGCCGTAGAAGTGCGACAACTTCCCACCGAATTATCGGGCGAAGCGGTTTTACCCGGCTTCACCCTGAGTTTGCCCCTATATTAG
- a CDS encoding alpha/beta fold hydrolase: MFSPPGFAQHSVVTSLGTMIYYTAEREPWKVLEKADSPLIFFHGFGGGSSSYEWSKVYPAFASEYRVLAPDLLGWGYSDHPERDYKIDDYLTTLQEFIEKTSEQPVIAIASSLTAAFMVRVAIRKPDLFKGLILATPSGLADFGEDTTRSFFTQIVKTPIVDRLVYNVGIATTAGVQGFLENAQFAQSSRIFSEIVDAYVESAQQPNAEYAALSFVRGDLSFDLSNYIQQLTVPTAIFWGTQTQFTPADVGKRLAALNSLAIKEFQLIEDVGLTPQLELPAVTIGVIRRWLRSLF, from the coding sequence ATGTTTTCACCTCCTGGCTTTGCTCAACACTCCGTTGTTACGTCCCTCGGTACGATGATTTACTATACCGCCGAGCGCGAACCGTGGAAAGTTTTAGAAAAGGCAGATTCTCCGCTAATCTTTTTTCATGGATTTGGTGGCGGTTCTTCGTCCTATGAGTGGTCGAAGGTTTATCCGGCGTTTGCTTCAGAATACCGAGTGCTTGCCCCCGATCTGTTAGGTTGGGGTTATTCGGATCATCCCGAACGCGATTATAAAATTGATGATTACTTGACGACGCTGCAAGAGTTTATTGAGAAAACAAGCGAGCAACCTGTTATTGCGATCGCCTCTTCTTTAACGGCTGCTTTTATGGTTCGCGTGGCGATTAGAAAACCCGATTTATTTAAAGGGTTAATCTTAGCCACGCCTTCCGGTTTGGCTGATTTTGGCGAAGATACAACCCGCAGTTTCTTCACGCAAATTGTCAAAACACCCATCGTCGATCGCCTGGTTTATAATGTGGGAATTGCCACAACCGCAGGCGTTCAAGGGTTTTTAGAAAATGCTCAATTTGCTCAATCGAGCCGCATTTTCTCGGAAATTGTAGATGCTTATGTCGAATCTGCTCAACAGCCGAATGCAGAGTATGCAGCGTTATCGTTTGTGCGCGGCGATTTGAGCTTTGATTTGTCTAATTATATTCAACAGCTTACCGTACCTACAGCAATCTTTTGGGGGACTCAAACTCAATTTACTCCCGCCGATGTGGGTAAGCGGCTGGCGGCGTTAAATTCCCTCGCCATCAAAGAGTTTCAGTTAATTGAGGATGTGGGGTTAACCCCTCAACTCGAACTTCCGGCGGTGACAATTGGCGTGATTCGCCGCTGGCTGCGATCGCTCTTTTAA
- a CDS encoding transposase: protein MEYWEKIKQIQPENLVFLDETGVFLGLSRTHARSQPGTKVVKLKPFYRSPKVTVIGAISINNVVALMTMNDSMDSRAFAVFIEKCLCPQLWPGAVVVMDNLPAHKLNSIIPMIEKVGASVISLSPYSPDFNPIEMWWSQLKSFLRMFAPTTPERVDKIISVALELINPQHLRNWFAHCCYCTS from the coding sequence GTGGAGTATTGGGAAAAAATTAAACAGATTCAGCCGGAAAACCTGGTATTTTTAGATGAAACTGGCGTTTTCCTGGGGTTGAGTAGAACCCATGCCCGTTCGCAGCCGGGGACAAAAGTTGTCAAGCTCAAGCCTTTTTATCGTTCGCCAAAAGTCACAGTCATTGGCGCAATTAGTATTAACAACGTGGTGGCATTGATGACCATGAACGACTCAATGGATAGCCGTGCATTTGCTGTATTTATTGAGAAGTGTTTGTGTCCTCAATTGTGGCCAGGCGCTGTTGTTGTCATGGATAATTTACCAGCCCATAAACTGAATTCAATTATTCCAATGATTGAAAAAGTCGGCGCAAGTGTGATTTCTTTATCTCCTTACTCTCCGGATTTCAATCCGATAGAAATGTGGTGGTCACAACTCAAATCGTTTTTGCGGATGTTTGCTCCAACTACGCCTGAGCGGGTTGATAAAATTATTTCTGTTGCCCTTGAGCTAATCAATCCTCAGCACTTAAGAAATTGGTTTGCTCATTGTTGCTACTGTACCTCATAA
- a CDS encoding helix-turn-helix domain-containing protein codes for MKSYSLDFRQKIVRAHLVEQMSIRQVAARFMVSKSLVQKLVKQQKTEGNVQPKPRGKPQFSHLTNSLPEVKALVAEYPDATLAELCELFANRTGNWVSRTAMCRCLQKLKLNRKKNLV; via the coding sequence ATGAAATCATATTCTCTAGATTTTCGACAAAAAATTGTCAGAGCGCATTTGGTAGAACAAATGTCAATTCGACAAGTAGCTGCCCGGTTTATGGTTAGTAAAAGTCTAGTGCAAAAGCTGGTCAAGCAACAAAAAACCGAAGGAAACGTTCAACCGAAGCCCAGGGGAAAACCTCAGTTTAGTCATCTCACCAATTCCCTACCAGAAGTCAAAGCACTCGTAGCAGAGTATCCTGATGCTACCTTAGCCGAGTTGTGTGAATTATTTGCTAATCGCACTGGAAATTGGGTGAGCCGAACAGCCATGTGTCGCTGTTTACAGAAATTAAAACTCAATCGAAAAAAAAACTTGGTATAG
- a CDS encoding PAS domain-containing protein yields the protein MLTPETNSSGKPKVVSTAQYLRKKEEQEQKSDRRKNIPQNQQFFHILESITDGFFALDGQWRFIYVNHRAERILLKSRQDLIGQIIWDEFPELVGSHFEREYRQAVEQNTPVHFESYYPHLGLWVEVRAFPTEDGLAVYFVDITKYKKTEAALRQSEIRNQAFLQVIPDLLFRLNQQGDYLDVSAANPDQLLLPIREVIGKNLRDTLPEAVAKTTLDRLQKALETNTIQVFEFSLPLNQTPRMYEARIVKSGENEAIIIVRDITERQAIEEARKQNETKLREQAQQLEITLHQLQTTQTQLVQHEKMSSLGQLVAGIAHEINNPINFIYGNLNYANTYAREILTLLKLYERHYPEPAAEIHNLAQDIDIEFILSDFPNLIESMRVGAERIRQIVLSLRNFSRLDEDGLKSSDLHEGLDNTLLILQHRLKRKDNHPGIQVIQNYSQLPSVECFPGQLNQVFMNLLCNAIDALEEKFDFSCLSPSEPLPTIWINTQVLTRHSKVAIAIRDNGIGMDRSAINRLFDPFFTTKPVGKGTGLGLSISYQIIVNHHRGQLSCNSEPGIGSEFVIELPIFRRH from the coding sequence ATGCTGACCCCTGAAACCAATTCATCTGGCAAACCAAAAGTGGTGAGTACCGCTCAATATCTCCGCAAAAAAGAAGAACAAGAACAAAAGAGCGATCGCCGTAAAAACATCCCCCAAAACCAGCAATTCTTTCACATCCTAGAAAGCATCACCGATGGCTTTTTTGCCCTCGATGGTCAGTGGCGTTTTATCTATGTCAATCATCGCGCAGAACGCATCTTATTAAAAAGTCGTCAAGATTTAATCGGTCAAATTATTTGGGACGAATTTCCAGAATTAGTCGGTTCGCACTTTGAACGCGAATACCGTCAAGCCGTCGAGCAAAATACCCCCGTTCATTTTGAATCCTATTACCCTCACCTCGGTTTATGGGTTGAAGTTCGGGCTTTCCCCACCGAAGACGGACTAGCCGTTTACTTTGTTGATATTACTAAATATAAAAAAACAGAAGCCGCTCTGCGTCAAAGTGAAATTCGCAACCAAGCCTTTTTACAAGTAATTCCCGACCTGCTATTTCGCCTCAACCAACAGGGAGATTACCTGGATGTTTCAGCCGCCAACCCCGATCAACTCTTATTACCTATTCGCGAAGTCATCGGTAAAAATCTTCGCGACACCCTACCCGAAGCCGTTGCCAAAACCACATTAGATCGCCTGCAAAAAGCTTTAGAAACCAATACAATCCAAGTTTTTGAATTTTCCCTACCTCTCAATCAAACCCCCCGCATGTATGAAGCGCGCATTGTTAAAAGTGGGGAGAACGAAGCCATTATTATTGTCCGAGATATTACCGAACGCCAAGCCATTGAAGAAGCGCGCAAGCAAAACGAAACCAAACTGAGAGAGCAAGCTCAACAACTAGAAATTACCCTGCATCAACTACAAACCACCCAAACTCAACTGGTGCAACATGAAAAAATGTCCTCTCTCGGTCAGCTTGTGGCAGGAATTGCCCATGAAATTAATAACCCAATTAACTTCATTTATGGAAATCTCAACTATGCCAACACCTACGCCAGGGAAATTTTAACCCTGCTGAAACTTTACGAACGCCATTATCCCGAACCCGCCGCCGAAATTCATAACCTAGCGCAGGATATTGATATTGAATTTATTCTTTCCGACTTCCCCAACTTAATTGAATCGATGCGAGTGGGTGCAGAACGGATTCGACAAATTGTCCTCAGCTTGAGAAACTTTTCGCGCCTAGATGAAGATGGGCTAAAATCCTCCGACTTACATGAAGGACTTGATAATACGCTGCTAATTTTACAGCATCGCTTAAAACGCAAAGACAATCATCCCGGCATTCAAGTCATTCAGAATTATAGCCAACTGCCCTCGGTTGAATGCTTTCCCGGTCAGTTGAACCAAGTTTTTATGAATTTGTTGTGCAATGCTATAGATGCGCTTGAGGAGAAATTTGATTTTTCCTGTCTTTCTCCGAGCGAACCCTTACCCACCATTTGGATTAACACGCAAGTCTTAACTCGACATTCCAAAGTGGCGATCGCCATCCGCGATAATGGGATTGGCATGGATCGAAGTGCCATTAACCGACTGTTTGACCCCTTCTTTACCACCAAACCCGTCGGTAAAGGCACAGGTTTAGGTCTATCCATTTCCTACCAAATCATCGTCAACCACCATCGCGGTCAACTCAGTTGTAACTCAGAACCCGGAATCGGTTCAGAATTTGTCATTGAACTCCCCATTTTCCGCCGCCATTAA
- the glgP gene encoding alpha-glucan family phosphorylase, whose product MTTLSSATPSRKLSDRLPHPLKRLADIAYNYWWSWGSDRLSLFQSINPEKWQQCGHNAVVMLETASPVRLSELACDPAYVRRVKAIVEQFDHYMNQTDVWASRVAPQIQADSPIAYFCAEFGIHESLPIYSGGLGILAGDHLKSASDLGVPMVAVGLMYRQGYFRQRINRNGWQEDYYIDNHFEQMPLELMCNSLGEPIAIELEIRQRRVKVQIWKAAVGRVNLYLLDTDREDNDPIDRWLTGHLYGGNQETRIAQEVVLGIGGVRALAALGITPSIHHLNEGHAAFCTLEIAQQRMAATGKSFYDIEAEVRNSCVFTTHTPVPAGHDVFSADLIDSYFAHYWPQLKLSREQFLALGARRLGDPWEPFGMTVLALRMCRSANGVSALHGQVSRQMWKILYPERPEDQVPITHITNGVHARTWTAPLMSDLYGQYFGEDWSTRMADPQTWAKVDEIPDAVLWECHQSLKEALITHTRSRAKLARQNRGEDTYWVKVTDSLLDPEVLTIGFARRFSRYKRGDLLMHNVERALKIFGNAEKPVQIIFAGKAHPADEEGKRIIQKLMEWCRRPEVQSRVAIIEDYDIYTAQKLVQGVDVWLNNPRRPLEASGTSGQKVCFNGGINCSVLDGWWCEGYQADANGKGVNGWAIGEDAHTSDQELQDRIDAESLYQLLEEEIVPLYYERDEQGLPARWIQMMKASIKTNAPAFNTDRMVGDYVTQIYAPGNPTTHAPVYAIATV is encoded by the coding sequence ATGACCACTCTCTCTTCAGCAACCCCAAGCCGCAAATTAAGCGATCGCCTTCCGCATCCCCTTAAACGTTTAGCCGACATCGCCTATAACTACTGGTGGAGTTGGGGCAGCGATCGCCTCTCCCTGTTTCAAAGCATCAACCCCGAAAAATGGCAGCAGTGCGGGCATAACGCCGTTGTCATGCTAGAAACCGCATCCCCCGTCCGTTTGAGCGAACTCGCCTGCGATCCGGCCTACGTGCGCCGCGTGAAAGCGATCGTCGAACAGTTCGACCACTACATGAACCAAACCGACGTTTGGGCGAGCCGAGTTGCACCCCAAATCCAAGCCGATAGCCCCATTGCTTACTTCTGCGCTGAATTTGGCATTCACGAATCTTTGCCCATCTACTCCGGGGGTCTGGGCATTCTCGCGGGCGATCACCTCAAATCCGCCTCCGACCTCGGCGTTCCAATGGTTGCCGTTGGCTTAATGTACCGCCAAGGCTACTTCCGCCAGCGCATCAACCGCAATGGCTGGCAAGAAGACTACTACATCGACAATCACTTCGAGCAGATGCCCCTGGAATTGATGTGCAACTCCCTAGGGGAACCGATCGCCATCGAACTAGAAATTCGCCAGCGTCGCGTCAAAGTCCAAATCTGGAAAGCCGCAGTCGGACGAGTCAACCTCTACCTCCTCGATACCGATCGCGAAGATAATGACCCCATCGACCGCTGGCTCACCGGACACCTCTACGGAGGCAACCAAGAAACCCGGATTGCCCAAGAAGTTGTTTTAGGGATTGGAGGCGTTCGCGCCTTAGCCGCTTTGGGGATTACCCCCTCCATTCACCACCTCAACGAAGGTCACGCCGCTTTCTGCACCCTGGAGATCGCCCAGCAGAGAATGGCAGCAACCGGAAAGTCCTTCTACGACATTGAAGCCGAGGTTCGCAACTCCTGCGTCTTTACGACCCATACCCCCGTTCCGGCCGGTCATGATGTCTTCTCCGCAGACTTAATAGATTCCTATTTCGCGCACTACTGGCCGCAGTTAAAACTCTCTCGCGAGCAATTTTTAGCCCTGGGGGCGCGGCGCTTGGGCGACCCGTGGGAACCCTTTGGCATGACAGTTTTAGCTTTGCGGATGTGTCGTTCTGCGAACGGCGTTAGCGCCCTCCACGGTCAAGTTTCTCGGCAGATGTGGAAAATTCTCTACCCGGAACGCCCGGAAGACCAAGTTCCCATTACCCATATTACCAATGGCGTTCACGCTCGGACTTGGACGGCTCCTTTAATGAGCGATTTGTACGGGCAGTATTTTGGCGAAGACTGGTCTACCCGCATGGCCGATCCGCAAACTTGGGCAAAGGTGGATGAGATTCCCGATGCTGTGCTGTGGGAGTGCCATCAATCCTTGAAAGAGGCCTTGATTACGCACACGCGATCGCGCGCTAAACTCGCCCGCCAAAATCGCGGCGAAGATACCTATTGGGTGAAAGTGACCGATTCGTTACTCGATCCGGAGGTGCTGACGATTGGTTTTGCCCGTCGCTTTAGTCGCTACAAACGGGGCGATTTGCTGATGCATAATGTGGAACGGGCGCTCAAGATTTTTGGCAATGCTGAAAAACCCGTGCAGATTATCTTTGCTGGAAAAGCACACCCCGCCGATGAGGAAGGGAAGCGGATCATTCAAAAGCTGATGGAATGGTGTCGCCGTCCGGAGGTGCAAAGCCGCGTGGCGATTATTGAAGATTACGATATCTACACGGCTCAAAAGCTGGTGCAAGGGGTGGATGTTTGGTTAAATAATCCCCGGCGTCCGTTGGAAGCTTCGGGAACAAGCGGGCAAAAGGTTTGCTTTAATGGTGGAATTAATTGCTCGGTTCTCGATGGCTGGTGGTGCGAAGGCTACCAAGCGGATGCTAACGGTAAGGGCGTTAATGGCTGGGCAATTGGCGAAGATGCCCATACCAGCGACCAAGAGTTGCAAGACCGGATTGATGCGGAGTCTTTGTATCAGTTATTAGAAGAGGAAATTGTGCCGCTGTACTACGAACGCGATGAGCAAGGTTTGCCTGCTCGCTGGATTCAAATGATGAAGGCATCAATTAAGACCAATGCTCCGGCGTTTAATACGGATCGTATGGTTGGGGATTATGTCACGCAGATTTATGCGCCGGGTAATCCTACGACTCATGCACCCGTTTATGCGATCGCAACTGTGTAA